The following proteins are encoded in a genomic region of Musa acuminata AAA Group cultivar baxijiao unplaced genomic scaffold, Cavendish_Baxijiao_AAA HiC_scaffold_1119, whole genome shotgun sequence:
- the LOC135666710 gene encoding ylmG homolog protein 1-2, chloroplastic-like, whose translation MASAVSTAAFPCPNPTLFLRHRPSPPPSLLRLPHRSPRPGDLRLRARATVTPRSPSLLSDSTRTLSSLLALALSASKAVLSCVRRLAERAAAAAAPSPDELAELRSIQGNLAWAAGPLFFAARRMKRPSGYLNTPLTVVAAGMAKWLDIYSGVLMVRVLLSWFPNIPWDRQPLSAIRDLCDPYLNLFRNIIPPVFDTLDVSPLLAFAVLGTLGSILNNSRGTY comes from the coding sequence ATGGCCTCCGCCGTCTCCACCGCCGCCTTCCCATGCCCTAACCCTACCCTCTTCCTCCGCCACCGGCCCTCTCCACCGCCTTCTCTGCTCCGCCTCCCCCACCGCTCTCCGCGCCCTGGAGACCTCCGTCTCCGCGCTCGTGCCACCGTCACCCCCCGTTCGCCCTCCCTCCTATCCGACTCCACCCGGACACTCTCCTCCCTCCTCGCCCTCGCCCTCTCCGCCTCCAAGGCCGTCCTCTCCTGTGTCCGTCGCCTCGCCGAGCGCGCCGCCGCGGCGGCCGCACCCTCCCCGGACGAGCTCGCCGAGCTCCGCTCCATCCAAGGCAACCTGGCCTGGGCGGCCGGGCCCCTCTTCTTCGCCGCGCGCCGGATGAAGCGGCCGTCGGGATACCTCAACACCCCGCTCACCGTAGTCGCGGCGGGGATGGCGAAATGGTTGGACATCTACAGCGGAGTGTTGATGGTGAGGGTACTGCTGAGCTGGTTCCCCAACATCCCTTGGGATCGCCAGCCTCTGTCGGCGATCCGGGACCTGTGCGACCCGTACCTCAACCTCTTCAGGAACATCATCCCGCCGGTCTTTGATACCCTCGATGTCAGCCCCCTTCTGGCTTTCGCTGTCTTGGGGACTCTTGGATCGATCTTGAACAACAGCCGGGGAACGTATTGA